The DNA segment GGCCCGCTAGAAGGCAACCGTGGAGACGGGCCGGGGGCCGTAGTCGTGACCGGGAAAGATTTCCGTCTCCGGCGGGAGGGCCGCGAGGCGGCGCAGGCTGCGGTAGAGAGCCTCGGGGTCGCTTCCGGGCAGGTCGGCGCGCCCGACGCAGGTGACGAAGAGTGTGTCTCCGGTGATCAGGGCTCCCGGCGGGTGGAGGGTAATGGACCCTGGGGTGTGCCCGGGGGTGTGGAGGACCTCCACCCGGCCTTCACCGACGGGGATCAGCGTCCCCTCTTCCAGGGGCAGATCTGCGCCCGGAAGGTCAAGGGGATGAGCGGCGAGCCGGGCCCCCGTGGCGCTGAGGATTCGGTCGTTGCCGGCGATGTGGTCGTTGTGGCCGTGGGTATTGACCAGGACCTCCAGGGCAACCCCGCGTTCGGCGGCGGCGGCCAGCAGCCGTTCGGGAGCGAAGGAGGGGTCCACGCCGAGGCCCTTTTTGCTGGCGGGACAGTAAACCAGGTAGCTGAAGTTGTCCATGCGCCCCGCAGTGACCTGGACCACCTCCAGGCTCATGGAAGTTCCCAGGGATGGGGCGAGACGTCCTCCTTGCCGATCAGGCGGATCTCCCCGTCGATGACCTTGAAACGCTCCCCGGTGGAGCGCACGACCCACTCGTCCCCTTCATCGGGGGGGAGAGGGAACTCGCGACTGCCGAGAAAAACGTCTTCGTTGCCGATAAACCCCCACCAGTCGAGGGCGCCGTTCTGCCAGATTTTGGTCTTGAGATTGAAAGCCATGGTAGGCTCCTTCCTGGGTTGTGATATCTCCGGCCATGTTACCTATCCTTGCCGCCCCGGTCAACTTCGGGTTTTGCCCCTTGTGACTCCTGGGCAGGTCTGCTTATAATTGACAATTGGGCGGGACAACGTCCCCGCCGAGGGAGGGTCGACCCATGAAATTCGCCAAAATGCATGGCGCCGGCAACGACTACGTCTACGTCGACGGTTTCCAGGAGACGGTGCGCGACCCCGCCGCCCTCTCGCGAAAGGTCAGCGACCGTCACTTCGGCATCGGGTCGGACGGCCTGGTGCTGATCCTGCCGTCATCGGTGGCCGACCTGCGCATGCGCATCTTCAACCCCGACGGCAGCGAGGCGGAGATGTGCGGCAACGGCATCCGCTGCGTGGCCAAGTATGCCCACGACCACGGCCTGGTGGCCCGGGAGGAGATCTCCGTGGAGACCGGGGCGGGGGTCCTGACGGTCCACCTGACGGTCGGCGACCGAGGCCGGGTCGGCAGGGTGCGGGTCGACATGGGCAGGCCGCGCCTCACCCGCGGGGAAATCCCCGTCACCGGCCCCCCCGAGGAGCAGATCATCGGCGCCGAACTGCAGGTGCTGGACCGCACCTTCCACATCACCTGCGTCTCCATGGGCAACCCCCACTGCGTCATCTTCGTCGACAACGTGGAGGAGTTCCCGGTGGCCAAGTACGGCCCCCCCCTTGAGAGCAACGATCTCTTCCCCAACCGGACCAACGTGGAATTCGTCGAGATCATCTCCCCGAGGGAGGTGCGGCAGCGCACCTGGGAGCGGGGAACGGGAGAGACCCTGGCCTGCGGCACCGGCGCCTCGGCCGTCACCGTCGCCGGGGTGCTCAACGGCCTCACCGAGCGCCGGATTCTCAACCACCTGCCCGGGGGCGACTTGGAGATGGAGTGGCTCGAAGACGGCCACGTCCTGATGACCGGTCCCGCGGTGCAGGTCTTCGAAGGGGTATACCACCCGCAGTAGCCGTTCCGCGCCCCCGATGCTGGAGAGACAGTCAACACCATGTTCGACGCCATCCTTTTCGACCTCGACAACACCCTCTACGCGCCCGAGCGGCAGCTCTTCTCCCTCATCGACGTGCGCATCAACCGCTACATGGAGGACGTAGCGGGGATTCCCGGCGCCGAGGTGGACGGCCTCCGGCGGCGCTACTGGGCCGAGTACGGCGTCACCCTGCAAGGGCTGATGCGCCACCACGGCGTCGACCCCGAGGACTACCTGGCCTACGTCCATGATGTCGACGTGAACGCCCGGCTGCACCCCGACCCCGCGCTGCGCCATGCCCTCCGGCCCCTGCCCGGCCGCAAGGCGGTCTTCACCAACGGCACCCGCGACCACGCCGAGCGGGTCCTCCGGGCCCTGGAACTGGAGGACCTGTTCGATGCCATATTCGACATCCGGGTCGCCTCCTACCTCCCCAAGCCCGATCCGGCTCCCTACCGGAAGGTCCTGCAGAGCCTCGACGTGGCCGCGGAGCGCTGCCTCATGGTGGAGGACTCCGCGGCCAACCTGAAGACCGCCAAGGCCCTCGGCATGGGGACCGTGCTGGTCGGCGGGGGAAAAAAAGAGGCCTTTGTGGATGCCGTCATCCCCGCCGTGTCCCGGCTTCCCGAGACCCTGCCGATCTGGGCCACCCCCTGACCCCCTGGAGAAGAACGATGCCTACCCCCAACGGACACCCCGCACCGGGACTGCCCCTGCCGGCGGAAAGCCTGATCCGGACGGTGCTCGAGTCCGGCACCCTGCCGACCCTCTCCCCGGTCGCCTCCAAGCTGGTCTCCCTCTCCTCCCGGCCCGAAACCACCGTCAACGACATCGCCAAGCTGGTCTCGATGGACATCTCCCTCTCGGCCAAGGTGCTGAAGGTCGTCAACTCGGCGTTCTACAACTTCCCCCAGAAGGTCGGGACGATCCAGCAGGCGGTTTCCATCCTCGGCACCAACGCCGTTCGCAGCCTGGTCCTCTCCTTCTCCTTTCTCAGCATCGAATCCGGTCCCCGGAAAGAGACCTTCGACTACAAGAAATTCTGGGAGAAGTCCCTGGCCGCCGCCGTCACCGCCAAGCTGATCATGGCGAAGCTCCGCTCCACCGACCTGGAGGAGGCCTTTATCACCGGGCTGCTTCAGAACGTCGGAGAACTGATTCTGGCCCGGGCCTTCCCCGAAGCCTACAGCGAGGTCCAGGCAAAGGGCCGGGAGGCAGGGCTGAACCGCCCGGAGACAGAAAAGAAACTGCTCGGAGCCGATCACAGCCTTGTCGGCTCCGAGGTCTTCAAGGACTGGGGTTTTCCGGAGACGCTCTGGGCCCCGGTCCGCTTCCACCACAACCCGCGGGCCTTTACCGGGTCGGACGAAAAGCTCCAACTGCTCTGCAAGGTCGTCTTCCTTGCGGGGATTCTCGCCGAGGTCTTCTACATGGACGATCCCCGGACCCAGCAGGCGCTCATCAAGGCCTTCGGAGTCAGGGCCAAGGCCATGCTCAGGCTCGCCGAAAAGGATGTGGACGACATCTACCGCAAGGTCCACCTCGAGGTCAGAAACGCCGCCAGCTATTTCGGCCTGGAGATGAAACAGGCCCGCTCCATCACCGAGATCCTCCAGCAGGCCAACGCCGAACTCAGCGTCCTGAACATGTCTTACGAGCAGATGAACCGGGAACTGGTCGAGGCCAAGATCAGGCTGGAGAACCTGACCGGGGAGCTGGAGGAAAAGAACCGACTGCTGGAGAAGCTGGCCCACATCGACGGCCTGACCGAAATCTACAACCACCGCTATTTCCAGGAATTCCTGGAAAAGGAAGTGAGCCGCACGGCCCGCTACGAACGCCCCCTCTCCCTGATTCTGGCGGACCTCGACAACTTCAAGAAGGTCAACGACCTGCACGGCCACCAGGTCGGGGACTTCATCCTGAAGGAGGCCTGCGCGGTAATCGGCGAGTTGCTGCGGGAGCACGACCTTTTCGCCCGCTACGGAGGCGAGGAGTTCGTCATCGTGCTCCCCGAAACCGACGGGGAGGCCGCAGCCCTGGTCGCCGAGCGAGTCCGCCAGAGAGTCTCGGAGCACCTTTTCGAGAACGAAACCGGCAGCTACAACGTCACCATGAGCGTCGGAATCGCCACCATGACGCCGGGCGAACATGTGTGGCAGCGAAGCGAACTGATCGGCCAGGCCGACGAGGCCCTGTTGTTGGCCAAGAAAAAGGGCCGCAACCAGGTCGTCGCCCATACACCCAAAGCCAAATGGTTCGGCCGCAAGTAACCGAGCCGCCAACCCAAAGGAAACCCATGCTCCCCATCGGCGCCCACATGTCGATTGCCGGCGGAATGGATCGGGCCTTCTCCCGTGGAGAAGAGGCCGGCTGCACCGCCATGCAGATCTTCACCAAGAACGCCAACCAGTGGCGGGGCAAACCCATCAGCCCGGAGGCTGCCGAGGCCTTCCGCCTGGCCTGGGAGAGAAGCCCCATCGGACCGGTCGTGGCCCACGACAGCTACCTCATCAACCTGGCGGCTCCGGACGACGAGAAGCGTGACAGGTCGATCGCCGCCTTTCTGGACGAGATGGAGCGCTGCGCCCTGCTCGGCATCCCGCACCTGGTGATGCACCCCGGCGCCCACATGGGCGCCGGCGAGGAGGCGGGTCTGAAACGGATCGGCGAAGCCTTCGGCCGGATCTTCTCGGAAGGACCGGAAGGGGTCACCGTGCTGCTCGAAAACACTGCAGGCCAGGGCACCTACCTGGGCTGCCGCTTTGAACACCTGGCTGAAATCATGGAAAGGGTTCCAGCCGGGCGCTTCGGGGTCTGCTTCGACACCTGCCACGCCTTTGCGGCGGGCTTCGACCTCTCCACCGAAGCGGGCTACTCCCTGGTCATGGCGGAGTTCGACCGCATCGTCGGCCTCGAGGCGATCCGGGTCTTTCACCTCAACGACAGCAAAAAGGATCAAGGATCGAGGGTCGACCGCCACGAGCACATCGGCCGGGGGACAATCGGCCTCGACGGCTTCCGGGCCCTGATGCGGGACAAGCGGTTCCGGCAGGTGCCCAAGATTCTCGAAACACCCAAGGGCGATGGCAACGAACTCGACCGGATGAACCTCGCGACCCTTCGCGAGTTGGCGGGGGAGCGATAAATGCGCGCGGTTCTGCAGCGAGTCTCCTCCGCCGCCGTCCTCGTCGATGGAAAGACGGTCGGCGCCATCAATCGCGGCATCCTCGTTCTGCTCGGGGTCGAGGCCGGCGACACCGACAAGGACCTGGGCTTCCTGGCGGAAAAGACGGCGCAGCTGAGGATCTTCGAGGATGACGGGGGAAAAATGAACCTGTCAGTGGAGGACATCGGCGGGTCGGTGTTGGTCGTGTCCCAGTTCACCCTGCTCGCCGACTGCCGCAAGGGACGCCGCCCCGGCTTCTCCCGGGCCGCCGCCCCCGAGGCGGCCGACGCATTCTACGAACGCTTCGTCGAGACGCTGCGGGGCCGGGGACTGCGGGTCGAAACGGGAGTTTTCCAGGCCCAGATGGAGGTCCGGCTGAACAACGACGGGCCGGTCACGATGCTGCTCGACAGCCGAAAGGTTTTTTGATGAACAGGCAATGGGATAAGGAAGAAATGGTCGAGGGTCGGGGCCGCTCGGCGAAGAAGCGGGCCGCCAAGGAAGTCGAGGAACTGGCCTTCCGTCTGGTGGAGATGCCGGAAACAGGCTTGAAGAAGCTGCCCGCCTCCCAAGAGGTCCGCGAGGAGATCGAACTTGCGCGATCGACCAAGGGAGGCAGCTCGCGCAAGCGTCAGATCAAGCACCTGGCCGGCGCCCTGCGCCGCCGCGAAGAGGAGGCCGAGCAACTGCGCTCCTTCCTCGACGGGACCGACGCCGTTCACCTTCAGGAGAAGAGGGACTTTCACTCCCTGGAGGAACTGCGCGACCGGCTCTGCGACCCGGAACTCTTCGCCGCCGCCCTCCAGGAGGCGACCGGGGCCTTCCCCCTTCTCGAAAGGGAGGCCCTGTCCCGGCTGGCCCGCTCGGTCCACGACCACGGAGACCGGCGAGCCTTCCGGGAGATCTTCCGGCTGATGAGAAAAGCGAAAGACGAGTCCGCCCCGGACTGAGCGCCGGACAAACAAACAGGGCCCCCGCACCGGCGGGGGCCCTGTTCAGCTTCGGGAAGGGTGACCCTAGAGGGCTTTCTTGATCAGGCCCTCGAGCTGGTTCTTGGGCACCGCGCCGACGACCTGGTCCAGCACCTTGCCGTCCTTGAACAGGATCAGGGTGGGGATGCCCCTCACTCCGTACTGTCCGGGGGTGGCGGGATTTTCATCCACATTGAGCTTGCCGACCTTGACCTTGCCCTCGTACTCCTCGGCCAGGCCGTCAACGACGGGGCTGATGGCCTTGCAGGGAGCGCACCAGGACGCCCAGAAATCGACCAGAACGGGAACCGAGGACTGAAGGACATCGCTTTCAAATGAATCATCGGTGAACTGCGTCACTTTATCACTCGCCATCGCTTCTTCTCCTTGTGGATAGAATTAAATTGTACATTTCGTTAAGAATAAAACACCGCCAAAAAAAATCAAGGCTTTAATTCCCTCCGGCCACCTGCCAACAGCGTCTTGACAGGCCTCCTTGC comes from the Desulfuromonas sp. genome and includes:
- the dtd gene encoding D-aminoacyl-tRNA deacylase; the protein is MRAVLQRVSSAAVLVDGKTVGAINRGILVLLGVEAGDTDKDLGFLAEKTAQLRIFEDDGGKMNLSVEDIGGSVLVVSQFTLLADCRKGRRPGFSRAAAPEAADAFYERFVETLRGRGLRVETGVFQAQMEVRLNNDGPVTMLLDSRKVF
- the yjgA gene encoding ribosome biogenesis factor YjgA gives rise to the protein MNRQWDKEEMVEGRGRSAKKRAAKEVEELAFRLVEMPETGLKKLPASQEVREEIELARSTKGGSSRKRQIKHLAGALRRREEEAEQLRSFLDGTDAVHLQEKRDFHSLEELRDRLCDPELFAAALQEATGAFPLLEREALSRLARSVHDHGDRRAFREIFRLMRKAKDESAPD
- the trxA gene encoding thioredoxin, with the translated sequence MASDKVTQFTDDSFESDVLQSSVPVLVDFWASWCAPCKAISPVVDGLAEEYEGKVKVGKLNVDENPATPGQYGVRGIPTLILFKDGKVLDQVVGAVPKNQLEGLIKKAL
- a CDS encoding GGDEF domain-containing protein, with product MPTPNGHPAPGLPLPAESLIRTVLESGTLPTLSPVASKLVSLSSRPETTVNDIAKLVSMDISLSAKVLKVVNSAFYNFPQKVGTIQQAVSILGTNAVRSLVLSFSFLSIESGPRKETFDYKKFWEKSLAAAVTAKLIMAKLRSTDLEEAFITGLLQNVGELILARAFPEAYSEVQAKGREAGLNRPETEKKLLGADHSLVGSEVFKDWGFPETLWAPVRFHHNPRAFTGSDEKLQLLCKVVFLAGILAEVFYMDDPRTQQALIKAFGVRAKAMLRLAEKDVDDIYRKVHLEVRNAASYFGLEMKQARSITEILQQANAELSVLNMSYEQMNRELVEAKIRLENLTGELEEKNRLLEKLAHIDGLTEIYNHRYFQEFLEKEVSRTARYERPLSLILADLDNFKKVNDLHGHQVGDFILKEACAVIGELLREHDLFARYGGEEFVIVLPETDGEAAALVAERVRQRVSEHLFENETGSYNVTMSVGIATMTPGEHVWQRSELIGQADEALLLAKKKGRNQVVAHTPKAKWFGRK
- a CDS encoding hydroxyacylglutathione hydrolase family protein produces the protein MSLEVVQVTAGRMDNFSYLVYCPASKKGLGVDPSFAPERLLAAAAERGVALEVLVNTHGHNDHIAGNDRILSATGARLAAHPLDLPGADLPLEEGTLIPVGEGRVEVLHTPGHTPGSITLHPPGALITGDTLFVTCVGRADLPGSDPEALYRSLRRLAALPPETEIFPGHDYGPRPVSTVAF
- a CDS encoding pyrimidine 5'-nucleotidase — its product is MFDAILFDLDNTLYAPERQLFSLIDVRINRYMEDVAGIPGAEVDGLRRRYWAEYGVTLQGLMRHHGVDPEDYLAYVHDVDVNARLHPDPALRHALRPLPGRKAVFTNGTRDHAERVLRALELEDLFDAIFDIRVASYLPKPDPAPYRKVLQSLDVAAERCLMVEDSAANLKTAKALGMGTVLVGGGKKEAFVDAVIPAVSRLPETLPIWATP
- a CDS encoding deoxyribonuclease IV, which translates into the protein MLPIGAHMSIAGGMDRAFSRGEEAGCTAMQIFTKNANQWRGKPISPEAAEAFRLAWERSPIGPVVAHDSYLINLAAPDDEKRDRSIAAFLDEMERCALLGIPHLVMHPGAHMGAGEEAGLKRIGEAFGRIFSEGPEGVTVLLENTAGQGTYLGCRFEHLAEIMERVPAGRFGVCFDTCHAFAAGFDLSTEAGYSLVMAEFDRIVGLEAIRVFHLNDSKKDQGSRVDRHEHIGRGTIGLDGFRALMRDKRFRQVPKILETPKGDGNELDRMNLATLRELAGER
- the dapF gene encoding diaminopimelate epimerase, encoding MKFAKMHGAGNDYVYVDGFQETVRDPAALSRKVSDRHFGIGSDGLVLILPSSVADLRMRIFNPDGSEAEMCGNGIRCVAKYAHDHGLVAREEISVETGAGVLTVHLTVGDRGRVGRVRVDMGRPRLTRGEIPVTGPPEEQIIGAELQVLDRTFHITCVSMGNPHCVIFVDNVEEFPVAKYGPPLESNDLFPNRTNVEFVEIISPREVRQRTWERGTGETLACGTGASAVTVAGVLNGLTERRILNHLPGGDLEMEWLEDGHVLMTGPAVQVFEGVYHPQ